In Chiroxiphia lanceolata isolate bChiLan1 chromosome 2, bChiLan1.pri, whole genome shotgun sequence, a single genomic region encodes these proteins:
- the MSANTD4 gene encoding myb/SANT-like DNA-binding domain-containing protein 4, whose translation MKQLKRKRKSNFSVQETQTLLKEIRKRREVLFSKQLNTTINEMKRKAWEEIAECVNAVGEGEQRTGTEVKRRYLDWRALMKRKRLNANIKVVGAGFHLPSSNLDDSLNEDMDEKMGFAIESSFEWQNITDFREAGGSLTEIKVEEEEEDPQNFEFPIEEEEEILSSVLPDSKKENDLPDFPHIEEFGNLSSAQARLAYEDSHLLINLEKQKLDLEKQRLDIEAERLQVEKERLQIEKERLRHVDLERERLQIEKERLQIEWEKLRLETLQSEKPALENDLTQTEKPIMQPLDLETEKLKLEKERLQLEKERLQFLKFESEKLQIEKERLQVEKERLRIQREGHLQ comes from the exons atgaaacaattaaaaagaaaaaggaaaagcaattttaGTGTTCAGGAAACTCAAACTCTCCTTAAGGAAatcagaaaaaggagagaagtaCTCTTTTCAAAGCAACTTAATACAACAATTAATGAGATGAAACGGAAAGCTTGGGAGGAAATAGCAGAGTGTGTCAATGCTGTAGGTGAAGGAGAGCAAAGAACAGGGACAGAAGTGAAAAGGCGATACCTTGACTGGAGAGCACTCATGAAGAGAAAACGTCTGAATGCAAACATCAAAGTAGTAGGTGCTGGGTTTCACCTTCCTTCATCCAATTTAGATGACTCTCTCAATGAAGACATGGATGAGAAAATGGGATTTGCAATTGAATCTAGTTTTGAATGGCAAAATATCACTGACTTCAGAGAAGCCGGTGGATCTTTAACGGAAATCAAAgtagaagaggaagaggaggatccGCAGAATTTCGAA TTTCCTAttgaggaagaagaagaaatattgtCATCAGTTTTGCCAGATTCGAAAAAGGAAAATGACCTACCAGACTTCCCCCACATTGAAGAGTTTGGAAATCTAAGCTCTGCTCAAGCTAGGCTAGCCTATGAAGATTCTCATTTGCTTATAAATCTGGAGAAGCAAAAGCTGGATCTGGAGAAACAGCGACTAGACATTGAAGCCGAAAGGTTGCAAGTGGAGAAGGAACGCCTGCAAATTGAAAAGGAACGGTTGCGGCACGTTGACTTGGAGCGCGAGAGGCTTCAGATTGAGAAGGAGCGACTTCAGATTGAATGGGAGAAGCTCAGGCTGGAGACTCTGCAGTCCGAAAAACCTGCCCTGGAAAATGACCTcacccaaacagaaaaacccatCATGCAGCCTCTGGATCTAGAAACTGAAAAGttaaaacttgaaaaagaaCGTTTACAGTTAGAGAAAGAGAGGCTGCAGTTTCTCAAGTTTGAGTCAGAGAAGCTTCAGATTGAGAAGGAACGCTTGCAAGTGGAGAAGGAGCGCCTTCGAATTCAGAGAGAGGGTCACTTGCAGTGA